The following proteins are encoded in a genomic region of Verrucomicrobiaceae bacterium:
- a CDS encoding BatA and WFA domain-containing protein → MFFQNLPLLPILAPLLAVPVVIHLLNRKFPRLILFSSVEFIRKSIAQRSKLMRWRHWLLTLVRVLVAALALLAFLQPFLPRTGGTPPQANQLRHVVIVLDHSFSMEKPDGLMTLRGRAGAEALRILDSLGAEDVVQVIAAGRDSAACFSDFSTHTSAARAFIQTLGSGYERADFSKAVETAATLLREVKDTSEVYFISDFQRTNWSDTAFTALPQHCRVFFVPVGDAQAPAAANRAVTHAEISSGAVLSGGDVTLSVQIANHSATALDEPLEAVIDGRVSFEARAQTAAWSVQRLSMQIRAPGPGWHTLIVRLKNGDSLPLDDAFHLPLHVTEKEEVILATDDADDSLTLRFLEAAINPYAENAGSLLPRRVRATTLTPADLASSSKIVLTRLGKLPQPQIRALADFLKSGGGALYFLDGEFDAENARSLADWFTQPDAVPLRLSTRRDVSAPGAEGAQIAFGQFDSRFLRLFRGTGRDGLSQLSFYETWQCSAADRAEVLLTYADGTPALAQGTPGLGTLLMGNFSVAEIASNIARQRLFPAWIQEITAQLSGERTSTLRHEPGDSMETEAWAAEVEKTDFTSPAGRPILSNRANNGQRVMLSISAREPGFYTLLDAKKRLVALLAANISPEESDLRRLEGDTVPQQAAQDAVNAHQLTTGTDYHEVAHGSPVFHWFVWAALALLAVETLLQTHVRRKTA, encoded by the coding sequence ATGTTCTTCCAAAACCTGCCTCTGCTCCCCATCCTGGCACCGCTGCTCGCGGTGCCGGTGGTGATTCATTTGCTCAACCGGAAGTTCCCGCGGCTCATTTTATTCTCCTCCGTCGAGTTCATTCGCAAAAGCATCGCGCAGCGCAGCAAGCTCATGCGTTGGCGGCACTGGTTGCTCACGCTGGTGCGGGTACTCGTCGCGGCGCTGGCACTGCTGGCGTTTTTGCAGCCATTTTTGCCGCGCACGGGGGGCACGCCACCGCAGGCCAATCAGCTGCGGCATGTCGTCATCGTGCTGGATCACAGCTTCAGCATGGAGAAGCCGGATGGACTCATGACTCTACGTGGGCGTGCAGGCGCGGAGGCGCTGCGCATTCTCGATAGCCTCGGCGCGGAGGATGTGGTGCAGGTCATCGCCGCTGGGCGTGACAGCGCGGCCTGTTTCAGCGACTTTTCCACCCACACCTCGGCTGCACGCGCCTTCATCCAGACCCTCGGCTCCGGCTATGAGCGGGCGGACTTCAGCAAAGCGGTCGAAACCGCTGCCACCCTGCTGCGTGAGGTCAAAGACACCTCTGAGGTCTATTTCATCTCCGATTTCCAGCGCACGAACTGGTCTGACACAGCCTTCACCGCGCTACCGCAGCACTGCCGCGTGTTCTTCGTGCCTGTGGGGGATGCGCAGGCCCCCGCTGCGGCGAACCGCGCGGTCACGCACGCGGAGATCAGCTCCGGCGCGGTGCTCAGTGGCGGAGATGTCACCCTCAGTGTGCAAATCGCCAATCACAGTGCCACAGCGCTCGATGAGCCGCTGGAGGCGGTGATCGATGGCCGGGTGAGCTTTGAGGCACGGGCGCAGACCGCTGCGTGGTCCGTGCAGCGCCTCTCCATGCAAATCCGCGCCCCTGGCCCTGGATGGCACACCCTCATCGTGCGGCTGAAAAACGGTGACTCCCTGCCGCTGGATGATGCCTTTCACCTGCCACTGCATGTGACGGAGAAGGAGGAGGTCATCCTCGCCACCGATGACGCGGACGACAGCCTCACACTGCGCTTTTTGGAGGCTGCGATCAATCCCTACGCCGAAAACGCCGGTTCACTGCTCCCACGCCGTGTGCGGGCCACCACGCTCACTCCGGCGGATTTGGCCTCCTCATCGAAAATCGTGCTCACGCGGCTCGGGAAGCTCCCCCAGCCGCAAATCCGAGCTTTGGCGGATTTTCTCAAGTCCGGCGGCGGAGCACTCTATTTCCTCGATGGTGAATTTGATGCCGAAAACGCCCGCTCCTTGGCAGATTGGTTCACGCAGCCGGATGCCGTGCCGCTGCGCCTCAGCACCCGGCGCGATGTCAGCGCTCCAGGGGCCGAAGGAGCCCAAATCGCCTTTGGGCAGTTCGATTCGCGTTTCCTACGCTTGTTTCGCGGCACGGGGCGTGACGGGCTCTCCCAACTCTCCTTTTATGAGACGTGGCAATGCTCCGCCGCAGACCGCGCCGAAGTGCTGCTCACCTACGCGGATGGCACACCCGCACTCGCGCAGGGCACCCCCGGCCTCGGCACACTGCTGATGGGGAATTTCAGCGTCGCGGAGATCGCCAGCAACATCGCTCGCCAGCGTCTCTTTCCCGCGTGGATTCAGGAAATCACCGCGCAGCTCAGTGGCGAGCGCACCTCCACACTCCGTCACGAACCTGGAGACAGCATGGAAACAGAGGCCTGGGCAGCAGAGGTCGAAAAAACCGACTTCACCAGTCCTGCGGGCCGTCCCATCCTCTCAAACCGCGCAAACAATGGCCAGCGAGTCATGCTCAGCATCTCCGCACGTGAACCGGGCTTCTACACCCTGCTGGATGCGAAAAAGCGCCTCGTCGCCCTCCTCGCCGCGAACATCTCGCCGGAGGAAAGTGACCTGCGGCGGCTGGAAGGCGACACCGTGCCGCAGCAGGCCGCGCAAGACGCTGTGAACGCGCACCAGCTCACCACCGGCACCGATTACCATGAGGTCGCCCACGGATCGCCGGTATTTCACTGGTTCGTGTGGGCCGCGCTCGCGCTGCTGGCCGTCGAAACGCTGCTGCAAACCCATGTGAGGAGGAAAACCGCATGA